A genomic region of Mus musculus strain C57BL/6J chromosome 7, GRCm38.p6 C57BL/6J contains the following coding sequences:
- the Krtap5-3 gene encoding keratin-associated protein 5-3, with the protein MSCCGCCGGCGSSCCKPVCCCVPVCSCSSCGGCKGGCSSCGGCGSCGGCKGGCGSCGGCGSCGGCKGGCGSCGGCGSCGGCKGGCGSCGGCGSCGGCKGGCGSCGGCGSCGGCKGGCSSCGGCGSCGGCKGGCGSCGGCGSCGGCKGGCGSCGGCGSCGGCKGGCGSCGGCGSCGGCKGGCGSCGGCGSCGGCKGGCCSCGGCGSCGGCKGGCSSCGGCGSCGGCKGGCCSCGGCGSCGGCKGGCSSCGGCGTCGGCKGCCSSCGGCGSCGGCGSCGGCKGGCGSCGGCGSCGGCKGGCGSCGGCKGGCSSCGGCGSCGCCQSSCCKPCCCQSSCCKPCCCQSSCCKPCCCQPSCC; encoded by the coding sequence ATGAGCTGCTGTGGCTGTTGTGGaggctgtggctccagctgctgcaagcctgtgtgctgttgtgtgcctgtctgttcctgctccagctgtgggggctgcaagggaggctgtagttcctgtggaggctgtggctcctgtgggggctgcaagggaggctgtggttcctgtggaggctgtggttcctgtgggggctgcaagggaggctgtggttcctgtggaggctgtggctcctgtgggggctgcaagggaggctgtggttcctgtggaggctgtggttcctgtgggggctgcaagggaggctgtggttcctgtggaggctgtggctcctgtgggggctgcaagggaggctgtagttcctgtggaggctgtggctcctgtgggggctgcaagggaggctgtggttcctgtggaggctgtggctcctgtgggggctgcaagggaggctgtggttcctgtggaggctgtggctcctgtgggggctgcaagggaggctgtggttcctgtggaggctgtggctcctgtgggggctgcaagggaggctgtggttcctgtggaggctgtggctcctgtgggggctgcaagggaggctgttgttcctgtggaggctgtggctCTTGTGgaggctgcaagggaggctgtagttcctgtggaggctgtggctcctgtgggggctgcaagggaggctgttgttcctgtggaggctgtggctCTTGTGgaggctgcaagggaggctgtagttcctgtggaggctgtggCACCTGTGGTGGCTGCAAGGGATGCTGTAgttcctgtggaggctgtggctcctgtgggggctgtggctcctgtgggggctgcaagggAGGGTGTGGCtcctgtggaggctgtggctCTTGTGgaggctgcaagggaggctgtggctcctgtggaggctgcaagggaggctgtagttcctgtggaggctgtggctcctgtggttgctgccagtccagctgttgtaagccctgctgctgccagtccagctgttgcaagccctgctgctgccagtccagctgttgcaagccctgctgctgccagcccagctgTTGCTAG